In one Diprion similis isolate iyDipSimi1 chromosome 6, iyDipSimi1.1, whole genome shotgun sequence genomic region, the following are encoded:
- the LOC124407066 gene encoding phospholipase B1, membrane-associated isoform X2, which translates to MPIFTVEMKIYFLIQLLLVLCTICQPQRTALDDNIGVYRKIREFALNVIGRTSKPGGWQLARARDQQKLQNTVSPSTPFPCKLTNTRSPKPPTSVHKLRPGDIDVIAAMGDSLTAGFGAISTQLPHLIAENRGVSWSGGGQSSWREYLTLPNIIKVFNPNLIGYALSDSFSTHKESQLNVAEGFAMSADMPFMAQVLIKRIKSDPRINLKKHWKLISLMIGANDFCSEMCYQSSPWSILAKHRSNLLTVFRTIRDNLPRTIVAFVPTPNLKLMVEFTTRQPICDIAVDVECSCLFGLRWRRRREEFYAIMSEWQKLEEEVATLPEFQTEDFAVVVQPFTTNFSFPVTTSGLTDFTYTSVDCFHLSQKGYARGANALWNNLMEPVGRKSREWYDLFTRFLCPTPKRPYISTMKNSIS; encoded by the exons ATGC CGAT atttacTGTGGAAATGAAGAtctattttcttattcaacTTCTTCTGGTCTTATGTACGATTTGTCAACCCCAGCGAACGGCTCTGGATGACAATATTGGAGTGTACAGGAAAATTCGTGAATTTGCTCTGAATGTCATAG GCAGAACAAGTAAACCTGGAGGATGGCAATTGGCGCGAGCAAGAGATCagcaaaaattacaaaacaccGTCAGTCCAAGCACACCGTTTCCTTGCAAACTTACAA ACACAAGATCCCCAAAGCCTCCGACGTCTGTTCACAAGTTGAGGCCAGGTGACATAGACGTAATTGCAGCAATGGGCGACTCCTTGACGGCGGGTTTTGGGGCAATATCAACGCAGCTTCCCCACCTTATCGCTGAAAATCGTGGTGTATCCTGGTCTGGAGGAGGTCAATCAAGCTGGAGGGAATATCTCACACTGCCGAACATTATAAAG GTTTTCAACCCGAATCTCATCGGTTACGCGCTGTCCGATTCATTCTCAACTCACAAGGAATCCCAATTGAATGTAGCCGAGGGCTTCGCAATGTCCGCCGATATGCCCTTCATGGCACAAGTTCTAATCAAGAGAATCAAGAGCGATCCAAGGATTAACTTGAAGAAGCATTGGAAG CTGATCAGCCTTATGATCGGTGCAAATGATTTCTGCAGCGAAATGTGTTACCAAAGTTCACCTTGGTCGATATTGGCGAAACATCGATCAAACCTTTTGACTGTGTTCCGAACGATCAGAGACAACTTACCCAGAACTATAGTAGCATTCGTACCTACaccgaatttgaaattaatggTAGAATTTACCACTCGACAACCAATCTGTGATATAGCGGTCGATGTGGAATGCAGCTGTTTGTTCGGTCTGAGGTGGCGACGGCGAAGAGAAGAATTCTACGCAATCATGAGCGA ATGGCAAAAGCTTGAGGAGGAAGTTGCGACGCTACCAGAATTTCAAACGGAAGACTTTGCGGTCGTAGTTCAGCCttttacaacaaatttttcgtttccggtAACAACATCCGGGTTGACAGATTTCACTTACACATCTGTAGACTGTTTTCACCTCAGTCAAAAAGGTTACGCCAGAG GTGCGAATGCGCTCTGGAACAACTTAATGGAACCCGTTGGGCGGAAGTCTAGAGAATGGTATGATCTCTTTACAAGATTTTTGTGTCCGACACCGAAGAGGCCTTACATATCAACGATGAAAAACAGTATATCTTGA
- the LOC124407066 gene encoding phospholipase B1, membrane-associated isoform X1 codes for MMRGRFTVEMKIYFLIQLLLVLCTICQPQRTALDDNIGVYRKIREFALNVIGRTSKPGGWQLARARDQQKLQNTVSPSTPFPCKLTNTRSPKPPTSVHKLRPGDIDVIAAMGDSLTAGFGAISTQLPHLIAENRGVSWSGGGQSSWREYLTLPNIIKVFNPNLIGYALSDSFSTHKESQLNVAEGFAMSADMPFMAQVLIKRIKSDPRINLKKHWKLISLMIGANDFCSEMCYQSSPWSILAKHRSNLLTVFRTIRDNLPRTIVAFVPTPNLKLMVEFTTRQPICDIAVDVECSCLFGLRWRRRREEFYAIMSEWQKLEEEVATLPEFQTEDFAVVVQPFTTNFSFPVTTSGLTDFTYTSVDCFHLSQKGYARGANALWNNLMEPVGRKSREWYDLFTRFLCPTPKRPYISTMKNSIS; via the exons ATGATGCGGGGAAG atttacTGTGGAAATGAAGAtctattttcttattcaacTTCTTCTGGTCTTATGTACGATTTGTCAACCCCAGCGAACGGCTCTGGATGACAATATTGGAGTGTACAGGAAAATTCGTGAATTTGCTCTGAATGTCATAG GCAGAACAAGTAAACCTGGAGGATGGCAATTGGCGCGAGCAAGAGATCagcaaaaattacaaaacaccGTCAGTCCAAGCACACCGTTTCCTTGCAAACTTACAA ACACAAGATCCCCAAAGCCTCCGACGTCTGTTCACAAGTTGAGGCCAGGTGACATAGACGTAATTGCAGCAATGGGCGACTCCTTGACGGCGGGTTTTGGGGCAATATCAACGCAGCTTCCCCACCTTATCGCTGAAAATCGTGGTGTATCCTGGTCTGGAGGAGGTCAATCAAGCTGGAGGGAATATCTCACACTGCCGAACATTATAAAG GTTTTCAACCCGAATCTCATCGGTTACGCGCTGTCCGATTCATTCTCAACTCACAAGGAATCCCAATTGAATGTAGCCGAGGGCTTCGCAATGTCCGCCGATATGCCCTTCATGGCACAAGTTCTAATCAAGAGAATCAAGAGCGATCCAAGGATTAACTTGAAGAAGCATTGGAAG CTGATCAGCCTTATGATCGGTGCAAATGATTTCTGCAGCGAAATGTGTTACCAAAGTTCACCTTGGTCGATATTGGCGAAACATCGATCAAACCTTTTGACTGTGTTCCGAACGATCAGAGACAACTTACCCAGAACTATAGTAGCATTCGTACCTACaccgaatttgaaattaatggTAGAATTTACCACTCGACAACCAATCTGTGATATAGCGGTCGATGTGGAATGCAGCTGTTTGTTCGGTCTGAGGTGGCGACGGCGAAGAGAAGAATTCTACGCAATCATGAGCGA ATGGCAAAAGCTTGAGGAGGAAGTTGCGACGCTACCAGAATTTCAAACGGAAGACTTTGCGGTCGTAGTTCAGCCttttacaacaaatttttcgtttccggtAACAACATCCGGGTTGACAGATTTCACTTACACATCTGTAGACTGTTTTCACCTCAGTCAAAAAGGTTACGCCAGAG GTGCGAATGCGCTCTGGAACAACTTAATGGAACCCGTTGGGCGGAAGTCTAGAGAATGGTATGATCTCTTTACAAGATTTTTGTGTCCGACACCGAAGAGGCCTTACATATCAACGATGAAAAACAGTATATCTTGA
- the LOC124407066 gene encoding phospholipase B1, membrane-associated isoform X3, protein MKIYFLIQLLLVLCTICQPQRTALDDNIGVYRKIREFALNVIGRTSKPGGWQLARARDQQKLQNTVSPSTPFPCKLTNTRSPKPPTSVHKLRPGDIDVIAAMGDSLTAGFGAISTQLPHLIAENRGVSWSGGGQSSWREYLTLPNIIKVFNPNLIGYALSDSFSTHKESQLNVAEGFAMSADMPFMAQVLIKRIKSDPRINLKKHWKLISLMIGANDFCSEMCYQSSPWSILAKHRSNLLTVFRTIRDNLPRTIVAFVPTPNLKLMVEFTTRQPICDIAVDVECSCLFGLRWRRRREEFYAIMSEWQKLEEEVATLPEFQTEDFAVVVQPFTTNFSFPVTTSGLTDFTYTSVDCFHLSQKGYARGANALWNNLMEPVGRKSREWYDLFTRFLCPTPKRPYISTMKNSIS, encoded by the exons ATGAAGAtctattttcttattcaacTTCTTCTGGTCTTATGTACGATTTGTCAACCCCAGCGAACGGCTCTGGATGACAATATTGGAGTGTACAGGAAAATTCGTGAATTTGCTCTGAATGTCATAG GCAGAACAAGTAAACCTGGAGGATGGCAATTGGCGCGAGCAAGAGATCagcaaaaattacaaaacaccGTCAGTCCAAGCACACCGTTTCCTTGCAAACTTACAA ACACAAGATCCCCAAAGCCTCCGACGTCTGTTCACAAGTTGAGGCCAGGTGACATAGACGTAATTGCAGCAATGGGCGACTCCTTGACGGCGGGTTTTGGGGCAATATCAACGCAGCTTCCCCACCTTATCGCTGAAAATCGTGGTGTATCCTGGTCTGGAGGAGGTCAATCAAGCTGGAGGGAATATCTCACACTGCCGAACATTATAAAG GTTTTCAACCCGAATCTCATCGGTTACGCGCTGTCCGATTCATTCTCAACTCACAAGGAATCCCAATTGAATGTAGCCGAGGGCTTCGCAATGTCCGCCGATATGCCCTTCATGGCACAAGTTCTAATCAAGAGAATCAAGAGCGATCCAAGGATTAACTTGAAGAAGCATTGGAAG CTGATCAGCCTTATGATCGGTGCAAATGATTTCTGCAGCGAAATGTGTTACCAAAGTTCACCTTGGTCGATATTGGCGAAACATCGATCAAACCTTTTGACTGTGTTCCGAACGATCAGAGACAACTTACCCAGAACTATAGTAGCATTCGTACCTACaccgaatttgaaattaatggTAGAATTTACCACTCGACAACCAATCTGTGATATAGCGGTCGATGTGGAATGCAGCTGTTTGTTCGGTCTGAGGTGGCGACGGCGAAGAGAAGAATTCTACGCAATCATGAGCGA ATGGCAAAAGCTTGAGGAGGAAGTTGCGACGCTACCAGAATTTCAAACGGAAGACTTTGCGGTCGTAGTTCAGCCttttacaacaaatttttcgtttccggtAACAACATCCGGGTTGACAGATTTCACTTACACATCTGTAGACTGTTTTCACCTCAGTCAAAAAGGTTACGCCAGAG GTGCGAATGCGCTCTGGAACAACTTAATGGAACCCGTTGGGCGGAAGTCTAGAGAATGGTATGATCTCTTTACAAGATTTTTGTGTCCGACACCGAAGAGGCCTTACATATCAACGATGAAAAACAGTATATCTTGA